A stretch of the Pseudomonadota bacterium genome encodes the following:
- the mutS gene encoding DNA mismatch repair protein MutS has protein sequence MDKKATISGPDELPATTPMMAQYLAIKRDHPETLLFYRMGDFYELFFDDAVQASAALSIALTQRGKHAGQDIPMCGVPVRAADGYLEKLIHAGFKVAVCEQTEDPAAAKKRGAKAVVAREVERLVTPGTLTEDSLLDARASNYLVALGRAEGQWAVAWCDMSTGEFRVMNCAPAGLPAAFAQLAPGEILISETMLETPELFELFAAWKAALSPQPARLFDSLAGERRLCALYNVAALDGFGEFGRAELAAAGAIVEYVSITQKGKLPRLAALSAVSEDASMAIDASTRRNLELTHALTGGRKGSLLSVIDRTVSGLGARLLHARLAAPLTAPDAIARRFDQVDVFVTGTAAREAMRSALRAFPDIERALSRLTIGRGGPRDLAAVRDGLALAPRLRAILDKPGELAVSGETMAALGALGAMTEGLGQHDVLAARLAKALVPTPPLFVRDGGFIAAGYSTPLDEIVTLRDESRRLIANMEARYRAETDVQSLKIKHNNVLGYFVDVSERNAVKLGDGFIHRQTLASAVRFTTVELGELENKINNAAQKALELELQLFDQLLGEVTARAEDIARLARAAAVLDVASGLAQLAVERNYSRPVVDSSQDFDIRGGRHAVVEALVEREQKYVPNDCDLGPERHLWLVTGPNMAGKSTFLRQNALIAVLAQMGSFVPAERAHIGVVDRLFSRVGAADDLARGRSTFMVEMIETAAILNLAGPKALVILDEIGRGTATFDGLSIAWAAVEHLHEVNKCRTLFATHYHELTALAPKLDRLSCNTMRVKEWQDDVVFLHEVISGAADRSYGIHVARLAGLPEAVLSRAEEILATLEKGEQSGAVARLAEDLPLFAVPRPRSGTRAAGKGSADELRAALFTTDVDSLSPRAALELVYRLRAMLPDE, from the coding sequence GAAAAGCTCATTCATGCCGGCTTCAAGGTGGCGGTGTGTGAACAGACCGAAGATCCGGCGGCGGCGAAAAAGCGCGGCGCCAAGGCGGTGGTGGCGCGCGAGGTTGAGCGGCTCGTCACCCCTGGCACGCTCACCGAGGATTCGCTTCTCGATGCGCGCGCATCAAACTATCTGGTCGCTTTGGGTCGGGCGGAAGGGCAGTGGGCGGTGGCGTGGTGCGACATGTCGACGGGCGAGTTCCGCGTTATGAATTGTGCGCCGGCAGGACTGCCAGCCGCGTTCGCCCAACTCGCGCCGGGCGAGATACTGATTTCCGAAACGATGCTGGAGACACCGGAGCTGTTCGAGCTTTTTGCTGCATGGAAGGCCGCCCTCTCGCCGCAGCCGGCGCGTCTGTTCGACAGCCTGGCCGGCGAGCGCCGCCTGTGCGCGCTCTACAATGTGGCTGCACTCGACGGCTTCGGTGAGTTTGGTCGTGCGGAACTGGCGGCGGCGGGTGCGATTGTCGAATATGTCAGCATCACGCAAAAGGGCAAGCTGCCGCGTCTCGCCGCTTTGAGCGCGGTATCCGAAGACGCGAGCATGGCCATCGATGCCTCCACCCGGCGCAATTTGGAACTGACACATGCGCTCACCGGGGGGCGCAAGGGCTCGCTTCTTTCGGTCATCGACCGCACCGTTTCGGGCCTTGGCGCCCGTCTTCTGCATGCCCGCCTGGCCGCACCGCTCACCGCTCCGGATGCGATCGCGCGGCGCTTCGACCAGGTCGATGTTTTCGTCACCGGCACAGCGGCGCGTGAGGCCATGCGCAGTGCCCTCAGAGCGTTTCCCGATATCGAACGCGCACTCTCGCGTCTCACCATCGGGCGCGGCGGTCCGCGCGATCTGGCGGCAGTGCGTGATGGGCTTGCCCTCGCGCCGCGCCTGCGCGCCATTCTTGATAAGCCTGGCGAATTGGCGGTGTCCGGCGAAACGATGGCCGCTCTGGGCGCTCTCGGCGCCATGACTGAGGGCCTCGGGCAGCATGATGTTCTCGCCGCGCGCTTGGCCAAGGCGCTGGTGCCGACGCCGCCCTTGTTCGTCCGCGACGGCGGTTTTATCGCTGCCGGATATAGCACGCCGCTCGACGAAATCGTCACCCTGCGTGATGAAAGTCGGCGCCTGATCGCCAATATGGAAGCGCGCTACCGGGCTGAAACCGATGTCCAAAGCCTCAAGATCAAGCACAACAATGTGCTCGGCTATTTTGTCGATGTCAGCGAACGCAATGCAGTCAAGCTCGGCGACGGGTTCATCCATCGCCAGACATTGGCAAGTGCGGTGCGGTTCACCACGGTCGAACTGGGCGAGCTTGAAAATAAAATAAACAATGCGGCGCAGAAAGCGCTCGAGCTGGAATTGCAGTTGTTCGACCAACTGCTCGGTGAGGTCACCGCGCGGGCTGAAGATATCGCACGCCTGGCGCGCGCCGCCGCGGTTCTCGATGTCGCCTCGGGCTTGGCGCAATTGGCGGTCGAGCGAAATTATAGCCGCCCCGTGGTGGACAGCAGCCAGGATTTCGATATCCGCGGCGGGCGTCATGCCGTAGTCGAGGCGCTGGTCGAGCGCGAGCAAAAATATGTGCCCAACGATTGCGACCTCGGGCCGGAGCGTCATCTGTGGCTCGTCACCGGTCCCAACATGGCGGGGAAAAGCACATTTCTCAGGCAAAACGCACTGATCGCCGTGCTTGCGCAGATGGGTTCTTTCGTGCCTGCCGAGCGCGCTCATATCGGTGTTGTCGACCGCTTGTTCAGCCGCGTCGGCGCGGCGGACGATTTGGCGCGCGGGCGCTCAACCTTCATGGTGGAAATGATCGAGACGGCGGCGATCCTCAATCTCGCCGGGCCCAAGGCGCTGGTAATTCTCGATGAGATCGGGCGCGGCACCGCCACCTTCGACGGCCTCTCCATCGCCTGGGCCGCGGTTGAGCATCTCCATGAAGTCAACAAATGCCGCACCCTGTTTGCCACCCATTATCACGAGTTGACCGCGCTCGCGCCGAAGCTCGACCGGCTCTCCTGCAACACCATGCGGGTCAAGGAGTGGCAGGACGATGTGGTGTTCCTGCATGAGGTTATCAGCGGCGCCGCCGATCGCTCCTATGGCATTCACGTGGCGCGCCTGGCCGGCCTGCCCGAAGCGGTGCTGAGCCGTGCCGAAGAAATCCTGGCGACGCTGGAAAAGGGCGAGCAAAGCGGTGCCGTGGCGCGCTTAGCGGAAGATTTACCGTTGTTCGCTGTTCCTCGGCCGCGCTCCGGGACACGTGCCGCGGGGAAGGGCTCGGCGGACGAACTGCGCGCTGCGCTGTTCACAACGGACGTTGATTCACTCAGCCCGCGTGCTGCACTCGAACTTGTTTATCGCCTGCGTGCGATGCTGCCAGACGAATGA
- a CDS encoding glyoxylate/hydroxypyruvate reductase A produces the protein MSLIFCSRTDDPDEWRAAFAEALPDLEFRIWPDVGEVREVEVALVWDPMQEQLLRFPNLKLIASLGAGVDHLLAATTLPDGVPMTRMVDGNLTQGMREYVLLHTLFCHRQVSAYKAQQQQQVWRPLGQPFAQERCVGIMGLGVLGAAAAEALQHIGFAVRSWSRREKRLPGVESFAGLGRLDEFLAGCEILVCLLPLTPDTEGIINRRTLSALPQGACLINGARGGLVVEADLIAALESGRLGQAVLDVTRAEPLPADDPLWRVPNITVTPHIASVTNARSGARLVADNVRRIRAGEVPHHLVDPKAGY, from the coding sequence ATGTCGTTGATCTTTTGCAGCCGGACGGACGATCCAGACGAGTGGCGCGCCGCCTTTGCCGAGGCCTTGCCGGATCTCGAATTTCGAATCTGGCCCGATGTCGGGGAGGTGCGCGAGGTCGAAGTCGCGCTGGTATGGGATCCCATGCAGGAGCAGTTGCTGCGCTTTCCCAATTTAAAGCTGATCGCCTCACTTGGCGCTGGCGTCGATCATTTGCTCGCCGCCACGACCTTGCCCGACGGCGTGCCGATGACGCGCATGGTCGACGGTAATCTGACCCAGGGCATGCGCGAATATGTTTTGTTGCATACGCTTTTCTGCCACCGCCAGGTGTCCGCCTACAAGGCACAGCAACAACAACAGGTCTGGCGGCCGCTCGGCCAGCCGTTTGCGCAGGAACGGTGCGTTGGCATCATGGGCCTCGGCGTTCTCGGCGCCGCCGCGGCCGAGGCACTTCAACATATCGGTTTTGCTGTCCGCAGCTGGAGCCGGCGTGAGAAACGCCTGCCGGGTGTGGAGAGTTTCGCCGGTCTCGGGCGCCTGGACGAATTCCTCGCGGGATGCGAAATCTTAGTTTGCCTTTTACCGCTGACACCGGATACCGAAGGCATCATCAACCGCCGGACATTGAGCGCCTTGCCGCAAGGGGCATGCCTGATCAACGGCGCGCGCGGCGGCCTCGTGGTCGAGGCGGATTTGATCGCCGCTCTCGAATCAGGCCGCCTTGGACAGGCCGTGCTCGACGTCACGCGGGCGGAGCCTCTGCCTGCCGATGATCCGTTGTGGCGAGTGCCCAACATCACCGTCACGCCGCATATCGCGTCGGTGACCAATGCCAGATCCGGTGCGCGCTTGGTAGCGGACAATGTGCGCCGCATTCGCGCTGGCGAGGTGCCGCACCATCTGGTCGACCCCAAGGCTGGCTATTGA
- a CDS encoding VOC family protein yields MALHSLDHVTIRPRDLEATRDFYVNIVGLRDGQRPPFGFPGYWLYAGEVPVIHLVGAGNPTDDFVGYSGATQPAAGSGAVDHVAFTYDAEDYDKTCAAIAALGFASKSQTVPKLGLRQLFIKNPDDVLVELNFPVA; encoded by the coding sequence ATGGCATTACATTCGCTCGACCACGTCACCATCCGCCCGCGCGACCTAGAAGCAACGCGGGATTTCTATGTCAACATTGTCGGCCTTCGGGACGGCCAGCGCCCGCCGTTCGGATTTCCCGGCTATTGGCTCTATGCCGGAGAGGTGCCAGTCATCCATCTCGTCGGCGCCGGCAATCCGACCGATGACTTTGTTGGCTATTCCGGGGCCACTCAGCCCGCAGCCGGCTCAGGCGCGGTCGACCATGTCGCCTTTACCTATGACGCGGAAGATTATGACAAGACCTGCGCCGCCATTGCAGCGCTCGGATTCGCCAGCAAGAGCCAAACCGTGCCCAAATTGGGCCTCCGGCAACTCTTCATCAAAAATCCGGATGACGTTCTCGTCGAGCTAAATTTCCCGGTCGCATAG
- a CDS encoding aminotransferase class III-fold pyridoxal phosphate-dependent enzyme: MPVSIFLPAYAEWLINHRLRSRQSKSGEKKMQGSNRRYDLIPWAAQNAVHPVTRIERGEGAYIYDSDGRKYLDFSSQLVNVNLGHGHPKVVKAIQEQAARLCYIGPHFTTDAREKLGAKLAEIAPGDISTAFFTDSGSEANEIAITIARLVTGRRKIMTRYRSYHGTTSGALSASGDPRRIAAGYEQPNVVRIFDPYCHRCSFKLTYPGCGVHCAASVEEVIQREGPGQIAALLAEPMTAAAGGIAPPPEYFPMLREICDRYGILLIADEVITGFGRTGKWFAMDHWGVVPDMITSAKGITSGYVPMGVVMMRDHIARHFDDNWIPVGSTQTANPIACAAAVATLEAYEEDGLIENAAAMGVVLRDGLEKLKAKHDVISDVRNLGLLACIELVSDGVTREPLSASFGHDESIAWIKRRVLELGLEVRVSDHFILIGPPLSITAEEIAWAMTVFDVILGEVDERLKAA, from the coding sequence ATGCCTGTCTCCATTTTTCTTCCAGCCTATGCAGAGTGGCTGATAAATCATAGGCTGCGCAGCAGGCAAAGCAAATCGGGAGAAAAGAAAATGCAGGGCTCCAACAGACGCTACGACCTGATTCCCTGGGCGGCCCAAAATGCGGTCCATCCGGTAACCCGAATTGAGCGCGGCGAAGGCGCCTATATTTACGATTCCGACGGTCGCAAATACCTCGATTTTTCTTCCCAATTGGTCAACGTCAACCTCGGCCATGGCCATCCCAAAGTGGTGAAGGCCATACAGGAACAGGCGGCGCGTCTGTGCTATATCGGGCCGCACTTCACAACCGATGCGCGCGAAAAGCTGGGCGCCAAACTGGCCGAAATCGCACCCGGCGACATCTCCACCGCGTTCTTTACCGACAGTGGCAGCGAAGCCAACGAGATCGCCATAACCATCGCCCGCCTGGTGACGGGGCGGCGCAAAATCATGACCCGCTACCGCTCCTATCACGGCACCACCAGCGGCGCGCTATCGGCGAGCGGCGACCCAAGACGCATCGCGGCAGGCTATGAGCAGCCTAATGTGGTGCGCATTTTCGATCCTTATTGCCACCGCTGCAGCTTCAAACTGACTTATCCGGGATGCGGCGTGCACTGCGCTGCGAGCGTTGAGGAAGTGATTCAGCGCGAGGGGCCGGGGCAAATCGCTGCACTGCTCGCCGAGCCGATGACTGCCGCCGCAGGCGGCATCGCCCCACCGCCGGAATATTTCCCGATGCTACGCGAGATTTGTGACCGCTACGGCATTCTCTTAATCGCCGACGAAGTGATCACCGGCTTTGGCCGCACCGGCAAATGGTTTGCCATGGATCACTGGGGTGTCGTGCCCGACATGATCACCAGCGCCAAGGGCATAACATCGGGTTATGTGCCGATGGGCGTGGTGATGATGCGCGATCACATCGCGCGCCATTTCGACGACAACTGGATCCCGGTGGGCTCGACGCAAACTGCCAACCCAATCGCCTGCGCCGCCGCGGTGGCAACGCTCGAGGCCTATGAAGAAGACGGCCTGATCGAGAATGCCGCGGCGATGGGCGTGGTCCTCCGCGACGGTCTAGAAAAATTAAAAGCGAAACATGACGTTATAAGCGACGTCCGCAACCTCGGCCTGCTGGCATGCATCGAACTGGTATCCGATGGCGTCACGCGCGAGCCGTTGTCGGCGTCGTTCGGCCATGACGAGAGTATTGCCTGGATCAAACGCCGGGTGCTCGAGCTCGGCCTCGAAGTGCGCGTCAGCGACCACTTTATTTTGATCGGCCCGCCGCTCTCGATCACGGCAGAGGAAATCGCCTGGGCGATGACCGTGTTCGATGTAATATTGGGAGAGGTGGACGAGCGCCTCAAAGCGGCTTGA
- a CDS encoding aminotransferase class V-fold PLP-dependent enzyme: MRNSRFPQLSRSWKDIETEMTAARESDMPWRDAHSFKPAYFGGEDVLEVANSALNMYLAENAIFSRTAYRSLGQYESDVVDMMLSLLNAPEGAGGSVSSGGTESIMMSVKTAREWARETRPVDGTPELIIPHTAHPAFDKAGHMLGVKVVRMAESPEWRADVAAMADAVNDATIMIMGSAPPYPYGETDPIEEIAAIARGHGLWMHVDGCIGGCILPFMRRLGEPMPDFDFAVPGVMSMSVDLHKFGYANKGVSLVLLRDAELERYQRTSYGDWPAGVYSTANITGSRSGGPLASAWAVMNYLGEEGYLRVFAGQRDIKQQLMRGIEEIEGLEIIASPHALHFFFSSKLFDIFAVETGMAEKGWSAVRAEQPNSIMLWVNVSHQNMVEEYLADLQIVVEEVRAGRLVAAENAVVYVT, from the coding sequence ATGCGAAATTCTCGTTTTCCGCAGTTGTCCAGGAGCTGGAAAGATATCGAAACCGAGATGACGGCAGCGCGCGAGAGCGATATGCCGTGGCGCGATGCGCATAGTTTTAAGCCGGCCTATTTTGGCGGTGAGGATGTGCTCGAAGTCGCCAACAGCGCGCTGAATATGTACCTCGCCGAGAACGCTATATTCTCGCGCACCGCGTACCGCAGCCTGGGACAATATGAATCGGATGTTGTCGACATGATGCTGTCGCTTCTGAACGCGCCGGAGGGTGCCGGCGGCAGTGTCAGCAGCGGCGGCACCGAGAGCATCATGATGAGCGTGAAGACGGCGCGCGAATGGGCGCGCGAAACCCGCCCGGTGGACGGGACGCCTGAATTGATTATTCCCCACACCGCCCACCCGGCATTCGACAAAGCCGGCCATATGCTGGGCGTCAAGGTCGTGCGCATGGCTGAAAGTCCGGAATGGCGCGCCGATGTGGCGGCCATGGCGGATGCGGTCAACGACGCCACGATCATGATCATGGGCTCCGCCCCGCCGTATCCCTACGGCGAGACCGATCCGATCGAGGAGATCGCTGCCATCGCCCGGGGGCATGGTCTTTGGATGCATGTCGATGGCTGCATCGGCGGCTGCATTCTGCCGTTCATGCGCCGCCTCGGCGAACCTATGCCAGATTTCGATTTCGCGGTTCCGGGGGTGATGTCGATGTCGGTCGATTTACACAAATTCGGTTATGCCAACAAGGGCGTCTCCTTGGTGCTGCTGCGCGACGCCGAACTCGAGCGTTACCAGCGCACATCATATGGCGATTGGCCGGCCGGCGTGTACAGCACAGCCAATATCACCGGCTCACGCTCGGGTGGGCCGCTGGCGTCGGCGTGGGCGGTGATGAACTATCTCGGTGAGGAAGGCTATCTCCGGGTGTTCGCCGGCCAGCGCGATATCAAGCAGCAACTGATGAGGGGAATCGAAGAAATAGAGGGGCTCGAGATCATCGCCAGCCCACATGCCCTGCATTTCTTTTTTAGCTCAAAGCTGTTCGATATATTTGCCGTCGAGACGGGAATGGCTGAGAAGGGCTGGTCGGCCGTTCGTGCCGAGCAGCCCAATTCAATCATGCTGTGGGTGAACGTATCGCACCAGAACATGGTCGAGGAATATTTGGCCGACTTGCAAATTGTGGTCGAGGAAGTTCGCGCCGGGCGATTGGTGGCCGCGGAAAACGCCGTCGTCTATGTCACCTAA
- a CDS encoding glutathione S-transferase N-terminal domain-containing protein has product MLTVWGRTNSINVQKVMWTVAELGLAHERIDAGRQFGGLDTPEFLALNPNGRVPAIVDDGTVVWESNAVVRYLAAKYSAGDLWPEDAAARAQADQWMDWMTTTIAPLINPVFVGLVRTPPEERDTDGIAAAAAVLADAWRILDAHLADKPYAAGAALSMADIPIGCACFRYYALDIVHPDMPHLKAWHARLQARDAFREHVMIALS; this is encoded by the coding sequence ATGCTGACGGTCTGGGGAAGAACCAACTCCATCAATGTGCAAAAAGTTATGTGGACGGTGGCCGAATTGGGCTTAGCACATGAGCGCATCGATGCCGGACGCCAATTTGGCGGGCTGGATACGCCGGAATTTCTCGCTCTGAATCCCAATGGCCGCGTACCGGCCATCGTGGATGACGGCACTGTGGTTTGGGAATCGAATGCCGTGGTGCGCTATCTCGCGGCAAAATATAGTGCCGGCGATCTGTGGCCGGAGGATGCCGCCGCGCGCGCCCAAGCGGATCAATGGATGGATTGGATGACCACCACCATCGCGCCGCTGATAAATCCAGTCTTTGTTGGCCTTGTCCGTACCCCACCGGAAGAGCGCGACACCGACGGCATCGCTGCCGCCGCCGCAGTCTTGGCCGATGCCTGGCGTATCTTGGACGCCCATTTGGCTGACAAGCCCTATGCGGCGGGCGCGGCGCTGAGCATGGCCGATATTCCGATCGGCTGCGCGTGTTTTCGGTATTACGCACTCGACATTGTGCATCCTGATATGCCTCATCTTAAGGCGTGGCATGCGCGACTGCAGGCTCGCGACGCGTTCCGCGAGCATGTCATGATTGCGCTCAGTTAG